A window of Bradyrhizobium sp. AZCC 1719 genomic DNA:
GATTGATCAGCCGCCCCGGAATGAAGAACGGCGACACCCTGCGCGGCCCGCGTTCCTTTAACAGCAGCGACGTCTCGGCGATGCCGGACAGGCCGCCGATCCCCGAACCGATCAGGGTGCCGCTGGCGCATTTGTCTTCTTCGGTCGCCGGATGCCAGTTGGCGTCGTCGAGCGCCTGGCGTGCCGCAGCCATCGCAAAGATGATGAAGTCGTCGACCTTGCGCTGTTCCTTCGGCTCCATCCACTGGTCGGGATTGAAAGTACCATCAGAACCGTCGCCACGCGGAATCACACAGGCGATCTGGCTGGCGAGATCGGCGACTTCGAACGTGTCGATCTTCTTGGCGCCGCTCTGGCCGTTGATGATACGCGCCCACGTTGTGTCAACGCCGCAGCCGAGCGGCGTAACCATGCCCAGCCCCGTGACGACAACCCGTCTCATGTCAAAACTCCAGCCCGAAACCGATGGCCCAAAACAAGAAACCGGGGGACCGTTTGATGACGGCCCGTCCGGCTCTGCCTCTACCCGCCCGGGACGTCAGCTTTTAGCGTTCTTCTCAAGAAACTTCGTCGCGTCGCCGACGGTCAAAATCGTTTCAGCGGCGTCATCGGGGATTTCACAGCCGAACTCTTCTTCAAATGCCATCACAAGCTCGACGGTGTCGAGGCTGTCGGCGCCGAGGTCGTCGATGAAACTTGCGTTGTCGACAACCTTATCGGGTTCAACACCGAGGTGTTCGACCACAATCTTCTTAACCCGCTCGCCAATCTCACTCATCTTTAACCTCGTGCTTGTTCTATTGGACCCGACCCCAAGACGCTACAGAGACGCTACGAGCTATCGTGGTCGTTAAACTTCCTTCGCTATCGCGCATAGTCTTGATTCGGCCCGGTGGTAGCCGACAAAGCCCCGGCGAACGGCAGGCGTCGCCACGCCAATATACAGGGTTTCAAAATCCTGCAATGGCCTTGTTTGCCCATCCGTCGGGGGTTCGGTTACCATACTTCCCAAGCCTTGACTACAAGCCTCACCTGCCCCGGACAACGGCCTTTGGCCGCATAGATCGGGGCAATAACTCGCTCAAATCATGGCCATTCCACCGTTGACGTGAATCGTCTGGCCGGTGACGTAGGCCGCCTCGTTGGAGGCGAGATAGACAGCTGCCGCCGCGATGTCCTCCGGTGTCCCCAGCCGCGCCGCAGGAACCTTCGTCAGGATGGTCTCGCGCTGCTTGTCGTTGAGCGCGTCGGTCATCGGCGTCTTGATAAATCCCGGCGCGATGCAATTGGCGGTCACGTTCCGCTTGGCGTATTCCGCACCCAGCGTCTTGATCAGGCCAATGATTCCGGCCTTCGACGCGGTGTAGTTGGCCTGGCCGGGGTTGCCGGTCACGCCGACGATCGAGGTGATCGCAACGATTCGGCCGAAGCGCTTGCGCATCATCAGTTTGGTTGCGGCGCGGGCAAGACGGAAGGTCGCAGTCAGGTTGACGTTGATGACGTCGTCCCAATCCTCGTCACGCAACTGAACGAAAAGATTGTCGCGCGTAATGCCCGCATTGGCGATCAGGATATCGACCTGCCCCATCGCGGCTTCCGCCGCCGGTACCAACGCCTCGACCTCCGCGCTGTCGGAAAGGTTGCACGGCAGCACGTGGACGCGTTCGCCAAGCTTGCCGGCAAACGAATCCAGCACCTCTCGACGCGTGCCGGAAATTGCGACCGTGGCGCCCTGACCATGCAACGCCTGCGCGATCGCACCGCCGATGCCGCCGGTCGCGCCGGTCACCAGCGCCGTCCTGCCAGTTAAATCGAACATCAATGTCTCCTTCCGGGAGCTTTTAGGCCGACGCCGCCAATGCGTCCTTCGCGGCGGCAATATCGTTGGGTCCCCCGATCGCCACGCCGACCGCGCCGTCGGCGATCCGCTTGACCAGCCCGCTCAGCACCTTGCCGGCACCGATTTCGAAGAACCGCGTGACGCCGTGCGCTGCCATGTAGGCCACCGACTCGCGCCAGCGCACGGTGCCGGTGACCTGCTCGATCAGGCGGCGGCGAATCTCATCGGGATCGGTGATCGGCGCGGCCAGCACGTTCGCCACCAGCGGCGAGGCCGGCGTCTTGATCGTTACACCTGCAAGCGCCTCTGCCATCGCATCGGCGGCAGGCTGCATCAGCTTGCAATGGAATGGCGCAGACACCGGCAGCAGCATTGCGCGCTTGGCGCCCTTGGCTTTGGCGATTTCCACGGCGCGGTCGACAGCCGCCTTGTCGCCGGACACCACCACCTGCCCGCCGCCATTGTCGTTGGCGGCCTGACAGACTTGCCCTTGCGCGGCTTCGTTGGCGACGGCCATTGCCGCCTCATAGTCGAGCCCAAGCAGTGCCGCCATCGCGCCGGCGCCGACCGGCACCGCCTTTTGCATTGCAAGACCACGGGTGCGCAGCAGGCGGGCGGTATCGCTGATGCTGAGGCTGCCGGCCGCGGCCAGCGCAGAATATTCGCCGAGCGAATGGCCGGCGACAAAGGCCGCATCCCGCCCGACGGAAAAGCCCGCCTCGGTCTCCAGCACGCGCAGCGTGGCAATCGAAACCGCCATCAGGGCCGGCTGGGCATTTTCAGTGAGCTGGAGGGTTTCGGCCGGGCCATCCCAGATGATCGCGGTCAGCTTTTCGCCGAGCGCCGAATCAACCTCGTCGAACACCGCCCGCGCCGCCGGGAAGACCTCCGCAAGGGCCTTGCCCATGCCGACCGCCTGGGAACCCTGCCCCGGAAATGTAAATGCAGCCGTCATCCGGTGCTCCCTCGTAAGATTGGGGCCGTAAGACACTGACGCGGGCCGGGATGTCAAGCCGCGGTGCGATATCGCCGGGCCGTCGCCGGGGTCATCAATGGGCCGGAGGGGTCAGCGTTCCTGCAACGCCAGCCGGATACCCAGAGCGCAGTAGAGACCGCCGATTGCCTTCCCCTGCCATTTCAACACCGCAGGATTGCGGCGGAGGAAGGTCCCGAGACCTCCGGCGCCTGCTGCAAAAACCGCCGTACTGACGAACCCCAATAAAACAAAGATGATCCCCAGAATCGTGAGCTGGAGCATGACCGAACCATTTTCGGGCCGCACGAACTGGGGGAGAAACGCGAGGAAGAAAAGCGCCGTCTTCGGGTTTAACACCTCGGCCAAAATCGCTTGCCGAAATGCCTTTCCTGCTGAAATCGGCAGTGCGCCGGTCGCGAGATTTGCTGGCGTCCTTTCGAGGACGGCGCGGATGCCGAGGTAAACCAGATAGGCCGCGCCGAGGTACTTGATGATGCTGAACAGCATTGCCGAAGCGGCAATGATCGCCGAGATGCCGACGATCGCCATAAAGGTGTGAATCATGTCGCCGGCCGCGATCCCGGCACCCGTGGCGATGCCGACCGTCGTGCCCGAACTCGTAGCCCGCGCAACCGTGAGAAGCGTCGCGGGGCCCGGAATGAACACAAAGCCAAGCACGACCGCAACATACGTAATCAATGTGGCCGGATCGATCACTCGTTGGCTCCGCGTGGTCGCCGACGGAAGCTACACCACCGTCGATCACCGCACTAGAAGCCGCCCGCCGCCTGGTCGCCACCGACTTCGGCGCCGGCCCGCGCACGGCGTACGCTGCTGACAAGCTTGCCGGGCCGGTCCTCGTGGTCGGGCTTGGCGGTCGCGAGCCGCAGCACGGCGGCGTAGCTCGGCTGTACTTCCATCCGATCCGCATATCGGCTTTCAGAAAGGATGCGGTGGACGCGCGGCAGGTTGTAGCAGGGCACGTAGAACAATAGATGATGCTCGAGGTGGTAGTTGACGTAATACGGTGCAATGAACAACCGCTCGAGAAAACTCGCGCGCGTGGTGCGGGTGTTGCGTAAGGGATCGCTCGAATCGGGAACGACGGCGTGTTCAGCGATGTTGCGAATGCGGGTGATGACCATCTGCCAGGTGAGCAGCGGCAATAGCCACAATAGCGGATAGGCCCACCATATGCCGGCGGCGGCGAGGCCAGCAAACAACACGGCATTGGCCGCAAATTGCGGGCCGAGCTTTTCCCAGAAATGCGCGGCGCGTTGCGCAAGCGGCCATTCCTTTGGGCCAAGCGCGTTCAACAATTGCGCCTTGCGCTGCTGATAGCCGGTCTGCCCAGTGATATCGCGGAAGAATTTGCGGCGGTAGCTCATCTTGGTGATCGGGAACGGCGCCGACAAAATCAGATCGGGATCGTCGTCCTGCTGGGTGCGTGCATGATGCTGCAGATGGTAGCGCCGATAGGCACGGGTCTCGGCGAAGATTGGATAGGCGCAGAACCACTGGCTGAGCGTCAGGTTGATTTTCTCGTCGGCCGACAGGCATCCATGCGCCCCGTCATGCATCAGGATCGCAAGCCCGAGCTGGCGCGAGCCGATGATGCCGACCGCGATCAGAAAGGTCAGTGGATTGGGCCACCACGCCACCAGTCCAATCGAACCCAATATCAGCGCCCATGCATGTGCGATGAGGGCTACACCCTTCCATGTCACGCGCTGGCGCACGGCGACCAGTTGATCCTCGGTCAGAAAGTCGCGGGCACGCATGCGAAGCGCGGTCATGCTGATGTCTCCCCATCGGGTTCATCATTGTCGCCAACCAGGCGCAGCCTGGCGCCGTCGGCCGCGGATGTTGTCGTGGCCTGATCGCCCAGCACGCGCAGCATCTCGCTGCACAATTCCTCGGCTGAACGGCCCATGGCGTAGCCCTCCACCATCACGCCGATGGCCAGTGCCCAGAATCGCCGTGAGCTGGCGTCGGGATCGCGCAGGCTTTTCCAGCCGTGCCGCTCGATCTGGCCGGCATAGGCGCGCATCCCCTCGCCGTGCAGCCGCTCGATGGTGCGTTCCACCAGCGGCGCGAGATCCTGGCGGCGGCGGGTGAGCGTCAGGGCTTCGGTAAAGAAGGCGACCGAATCCGTCGCCGTGACGGTCTCGACCAGCGCGCGCGTGTAGTCTTGCGGCGTACGGGCCTGCAACGCGGCCTCCTCGGCCGCACGCGCCACGTACAGCACGTCGCGGCAGGCAGCTTCGACGAACAGAGCTTCCTTGGTGCGGAAGTAGTAGGTGATCTGGCTCGGAAAGGCGTCGGCCGCCGCCGCGATGTCCGAGATCGACGTTCCGGCGAGGCCCTGCTCCTTGAACAGCCGGCTGGCGCCGTCGAGCAGCCGCGAGCGCATCTGGCGCCCGGCCGTACGCGTGGCGCGGGCGGCGTGCTTGGGATCGCTGGGCGTTTTTGGCGCTGTCTGGACGGACTTTGGAGCCATCGCTTGCCTTCCGATCCGTTATTTGTATGACGTACAAACAAATACGTCAACCATTCATTGGGCCTACCGCCTCCCGTGCTGACGCCAGGACCCTTTCAGGCCTGCTCAAGAAGCCTTGCCAGCACGCTGAAAATCCTTATAAACCGCGCATCCGTGGATCCCGGCCGGGAGCTGAACGGACGGTCTCAGCAATCTCACCTTTGCAGGCGTTATTGATGTGGCAGGGCCAGTCGGCCCGTCGTCCCGTGCTTCCGCCTTCTGAGCTTATCCCCGAGTCCTTTCCGAAGGCCTCGAAGGGCTTGCCGCCGGGGACCGCGCCAACACTAGGAAAGGACACCCATGCCTCTTTACGAGCATGTTTTTCTCGCGCGTCAGGATGCGAGCACCCAGCAGGTCGAAGAGCTGACCACCCAGATGACGGGCATCGTCGAAGGGCTCGGCGGCAAGGTCACCAAGACCGAGAACTGGGGCGTACGCTCCCTCACCTATCGCATGAACAAGAATCGCAAAGCACATTTCGTGCTGATGAACATCGATGCGCCGTCTGCTGCGGTCACCGAGATCGAGCGGCAGGAGCGGATCTCTGAAGACGTCATCCGCTATCTCACCGTCCGCGTCGAAGAGCACGAGGAAGGTCCCTCGGCGATGATGCGCAAGGCCGATCGTGACCGCGAGCGCGACGATCGCGGCGGCGGTTTCCGCGGCGACCGCGAAGGCGGCTTCCGTGGCGATCGTGAAGGCGGCGGCTTCCGCGGCGACCGTGGCCCGCGCCGTCCGCGTGAAGACGAAGCTGCAGCGGTAGAGGAGTAAGAATTATGGCTGAAGCTGGTGCACGCCGTCCGTTTTTCCGTCGCCGCAAGACCTGCCCGTTCACGGGTCCGAATGCGCCGAAGATCGACTACAAGGATTCCAAGCTGTTGATGCGTTACGTCTCCGAGCGTGGCAAGATCGTGCCGAGCCGCATCACCGCCGTCTCCGCCAAGAAGCAGCGTGAACTCGCGCGCGCCATCAAGCGCTCGCGTTTCCTCGGCCTGCTGCCCTACGTCATTCGCTAATATCTTCGACCGGCGGCGTCCGCGCCGCCGGTCGTTATTCTTCACCGGTCGTTATTCTTCATAAGGCTCCGGTCGCCGATGGTTGGTCGAAACAACCTCTGGTCGCCCGTCGAGCCCCCAAGTTTTTTCTCCCATTTCAATGCGTCCGATGCCGCCTGTTCGCATCGTGTATGGCTTTCCGGTACGTCTTTAGTGCTGGCACGTAACCGGTGCGCCCTCCCCTGACAGGTCCTCGCCCGCGCCGGACCACCTAACCGCCGCTCCCTGCACATGAAGGGAGCACACCTCGTTGACAATCGCTGCGGCGGGCACGTACGCTGCCCGACAGCAGGACGGATGCCAAATTCCCGCATGCTACGGGTGTCGAAGTTGCCGCCGATTACGTGCGGACACGAGCCCCAATAAGCGGCGCCAACGAGCGCAACCGCCAAAGGGAGTGCAAACGATGTCCGTCCACATCCGTGGTCTACGGCGAATTGTACGTCTGGCCGTTATTTCAGCACTGACCGCCGCTGCAGCAGGCGCAGCCCATGCCCAGAAAACCGATGTCATCTTCAGCGCCGGCCCGACGGGCGGCAGTTGGACGCCGATGGCGGCAGCAGCGTCGCAGGTCGTGAACAAGCGATATCCCGAGCTGAACGTGCAGGTTGAGCCGGGTGCCGCCCTCGTCAACATGGAGAAGATCCGCAACGACAAGGCAGATATCGGCTGGTCGATGACGACCGTCATGGCCGATGCGCAGAAGGGCGAAGGTCAGTTCGCCGGCAAGGCGACCGACAAGGGCCTTTTCGTAGCCAACTTCTATCCCAACGTCTGGCAGTTGGTGGTGCCCGCGAACAGCGATATCAAAAGCGTCAAGGATCTGAAGGGACAGCCGGTGGCGCTGCCGGCGCGCGGCAACACCAGCCTGGCCGCCGGCTGGGAGTACCTGCTCAAGGTGAACGGCATGACGCTGAACGACCTGGGCGCGAAGAGCTACGGCCCGGTGTCGTCCAATGCAGAGGCGGTGAAGAACCGGCAGGCGATGGCGGCCGGATGGTTCACCGTGGTGCCGGCATCGTTCGTCCTGGATCTTGGCTCGGCGATGCCGCTGCGCGTGCTTCCGGTCTCCGAAGAGGAATTCGCCGCGCTGCGCAAGCTCAATGCGGGCTTTGTCCGCTACACCATCAAGGCCGGCACCTACAAGGATCAGGGCGTAACCGAGGCCGTTCAAACCTTCCAGTCGCCCACCGTGCTCATTGCATCCTCCAAGACGTCTCCCGACGTGATCTACAAGATCACCAAGGCCATTGTCGAAGGGCGCGAGGAGTTCGGTAACGTCACCAGCGACATGAAAGGCGTGAAGGCGTCCGACATGGCTGAAAGCCTGGGCATGCCGTATCACCCCGGCGCAGAAAAGTACTACCGCGAAGCTGGATTGCTCAAGCAGTAGAGGGCCTACCGTGCGCAAACTCTCCGGCTACGCGGGCCTGGTCGTCGGAGTGGTTGCAGTCGCAATGTCCGTGTACCACGTCTACGCGCGGCTGACGGTATACGCTCCCGATCAACAGGCCCTGCTCTACATAACACTGGCCTTCAGTCTGGTGCTGTCGTTCCTGTTGTGGCCTCGCAGCAAGAACGCGACACTCGGTCGCGTGCCGTGGGAAGATCTCGCGCTGGCAGGTCTTTCGCTCGCCTGCATTGGCTACATGTTCGCGAACTACGACTACATCGTAAACCGTTTTCCCACCGCCGATTCCCTGACCCGAATGGACATGGCGGTTGGAATTACCGCCACCCTGCTGGTTCTGGAGGCGACGCGACGCACAATCGGCGCGTCGCTGCCGATCGTGGCAATCGTCTTCCTTCTCTACGGGTTCGCGGGCCCCTGGCTGTACGGCTGGCTTTACCACAGAGGTCTCAGCCTCGAGCTCACCATCGACCAGACCTATTTCACCACGGAGGGCATTTTCGGAGTGCCGATGACGGTGGCCGCGACCTACGTCATTCTTTTCATCATTTTCGGCACGTTTCTCGAGAAGTCCGGTGCAGGTCAGTTCTTCATGAACTTCGCAAACGCGATCGCCGGCGGCGCGCGCGGCGGTCCCGGCAAGGTTTCGGTCGTCTCCTCCAGCCTGTTCGGCACGATCTCCGGCTCCGCGGTCGCCAACGTCATGGTCGACGGCTGGCTGACGATTCCGATGATGAAGAAGACCGGCTTCAAGCCGGAGGCGGCAGCGGCCATCGAGGCGGTTGCCTCCACGGGCGGGCAGATCATGCCGCCGATCATGGGCGCGGCGGCGTTCGTGATGGCCGAGTTTCAGGGCGTCAGCTACACGCAGGTGATGATCGCGGCGGCGATACCCGCGCTCTTCTACTATGGGGCGCTGTTCGCTGCGATCCACTTCAACGCCGTGCGCTCGGGGCTCAAGGGCTTGCCGCGCGAAGAGCTGCCCGTCCTGGGCCACATCATGCTGCGCCAGGGGCACCTGTTCCTGCCGGTCATCGTGCTTCTGGCGCTGCTTCTATTCGGCTTCACGCCGACCTATGGCGCGATCATCGCCACTTTCGCGCTGGTCGCCATCTCGTGGCTTCGTCCTTCCACGGCGTTGGGTTGGCGCGCGTGCCTTGAGGGCTTGCGCGACGGGGCGGTGCAAACCGTGCCGGTGGCGATGGCCTGTGCGTCCGCCGGTATCGTGATCGGAATCGTGCTGCAAACCGGGCTGGCGCTGCGGTTCACGGCCTTTCTCATCGACTTCACCTATGGCTCATTGCTGCCCGCACTGCTCATCACGATGGTCGCCGGCGTCATTCTCGGCATGGGCATGCCGACCACTCCCGCCTACATCATGCAGGCGGCGCTGCTCGTGCCCGCGATCATGAAGCTCGGTGTGGAGCCGATGGCGGCGCATATGTTCGCGTTCTACTTCTCCTGCCTGTCGGCAGTGACGCCGCCCGTGGCGCTGGCCGTGTATGCTGCGGCGTCAATCGGCGGGGCCGGCCTCTGGGCTTCGGGCGTGCAGGCGATGAAGTTTGCCGCCGCCGGCTTCATCGTGCCGTTCTTCTTTATCTACAACCCTGCGCTGCTGTTCGAGGGCCCATGGCCCGACATCCTTCGCGCGGTGCTGACCGGCACGATCGGAGTGATTGCGCTCGCAGCCAGTCTTGAAGGCTACTTCCTGCGTGTTGCTACGTGGTTCGAGCGGGCGCTGTTCTTTGTGGCCGCAATGCTGCTGATCGACCCCAATGCCATCACCGACGTCATCGGCTTGGGCCTGCTTGCCATCGGCCTGTTGGTGCAGAAGGTATGGACGATACGACCAACGATAGCGCCGGAAACCAGCACGTGACCCGCACACAGTTCGCCGCGTTGACGCTTATCGCTGCCGCCCTCCTCGTTGGTACGGTCGCCTTCGGTGTTCTGCGTATCTACGCCTAAGCCAGGCGGGGCGTCACATCACGCCCCTATGGCAGGAAACGCCGGGAACTTGTGCTGGCAGCTTCGGCCAAATACCCTTGATCGGGTGAGGCTCCTGATCTAAAAGGCCGCCAGTCATCACGGCCCCCGGCGGGGCCGTGAACGTTTGAGGGCCTAACTGCGCTCGGTACCTTGGTACCGATAAGCCCTCGGATCTCTAACTAGTTGGTAAAGGCGGCATTTTTGCTGACCTCTATCTAACCGCTCGAAAGGAGCGGGACAGCTTATGATCGCGATTATCCTCATTGGTCTTGCGGCCGGCTGCGCGTCGGCGCTGATGTTCGTCTCGATCGTCTCGGGCGCGCCAATCTCGTTGGTGCTGTCTCTGTTGGCGCCGCTACCGCTGATGGTGACGGCGCTCAGTTGGGGACCACTCAGCGCA
This region includes:
- a CDS encoding acyl carrier protein, encoding MSEIGERVKKIVVEHLGVEPDKVVDNASFIDDLGADSLDTVELVMAFEEEFGCEIPDDAAETILTVGDATKFLEKNAKS
- the fabG gene encoding 3-oxoacyl-[acyl-carrier-protein] reductase; this encodes MFDLTGRTALVTGATGGIGGAIAQALHGQGATVAISGTRREVLDSFAGKLGERVHVLPCNLSDSAEVEALVPAAEAAMGQVDILIANAGITRDNLFVQLRDEDWDDVINVNLTATFRLARAATKLMMRKRFGRIVAITSIVGVTGNPGQANYTASKAGIIGLIKTLGAEYAKRNVTANCIAPGFIKTPMTDALNDKQRETILTKVPAARLGTPEDIAAAAVYLASNEAAYVTGQTIHVNGGMAMI
- the fabD gene encoding ACP S-malonyltransferase; amino-acid sequence: MTAAFTFPGQGSQAVGMGKALAEVFPAARAVFDEVDSALGEKLTAIIWDGPAETLQLTENAQPALMAVSIATLRVLETEAGFSVGRDAAFVAGHSLGEYSALAAAGSLSISDTARLLRTRGLAMQKAVPVGAGAMAALLGLDYEAAMAVANEAAQGQVCQAANDNGGGQVVVSGDKAAVDRAVEIAKAKGAKRAMLLPVSAPFHCKLMQPAADAMAEALAGVTIKTPASPLVANVLAAPITDPDEIRRRLIEQVTGTVRWRESVAYMAAHGVTRFFEIGAGKVLSGLVKRIADGAVGVAIGGPNDIAAAKDALAASA
- a CDS encoding LysE family translocator, producing the protein MIDPATLITYVAVVLGFVFIPGPATLLTVARATSSGTTVGIATGAGIAAGDMIHTFMAIVGISAIIAASAMLFSIIKYLGAAYLVYLGIRAVLERTPANLATGALPISAGKAFRQAILAEVLNPKTALFFLAFLPQFVRPENGSVMLQLTILGIIFVLLGFVSTAVFAAGAGGLGTFLRRNPAVLKWQGKAIGGLYCALGIRLALQER
- a CDS encoding fatty acid desaturase family protein, which codes for MTALRMRARDFLTEDQLVAVRQRVTWKGVALIAHAWALILGSIGLVAWWPNPLTFLIAVGIIGSRQLGLAILMHDGAHGCLSADEKINLTLSQWFCAYPIFAETRAYRRYHLQHHARTQQDDDPDLILSAPFPITKMSYRRKFFRDITGQTGYQQRKAQLLNALGPKEWPLAQRAAHFWEKLGPQFAANAVLFAGLAAAGIWWAYPLLWLLPLLTWQMVITRIRNIAEHAVVPDSSDPLRNTRTTRASFLERLFIAPYYVNYHLEHHLLFYVPCYNLPRVHRILSESRYADRMEVQPSYAAVLRLATAKPDHEDRPGKLVSSVRRARAGAEVGGDQAAGGF
- a CDS encoding TetR/AcrR family transcriptional regulator C-terminal domain-containing protein; protein product: MAPKSVQTAPKTPSDPKHAARATRTAGRQMRSRLLDGASRLFKEQGLAGTSISDIAAAADAFPSQITYYFRTKEALFVEAACRDVLYVARAAEEAALQARTPQDYTRALVETVTATDSVAFFTEALTLTRRRQDLAPLVERTIERLHGEGMRAYAGQIERHGWKSLRDPDASSRRFWALAIGVMVEGYAMGRSAEELCSEMLRVLGDQATTTSAADGARLRLVGDNDEPDGETSA
- the rpsF gene encoding 30S ribosomal protein S6, yielding MPLYEHVFLARQDASTQQVEELTTQMTGIVEGLGGKVTKTENWGVRSLTYRMNKNRKAHFVLMNIDAPSAAVTEIERQERISEDVIRYLTVRVEEHEEGPSAMMRKADRDRERDDRGGGFRGDREGGFRGDREGGGFRGDRGPRRPREDEAAAVEE
- the rpsR gene encoding 30S ribosomal protein S18; the protein is MAEAGARRPFFRRRKTCPFTGPNAPKIDYKDSKLLMRYVSERGKIVPSRITAVSAKKQRELARAIKRSRFLGLLPYVIR
- a CDS encoding TAXI family TRAP transporter solute-binding subunit, producing MSVHIRGLRRIVRLAVISALTAAAAGAAHAQKTDVIFSAGPTGGSWTPMAAAASQVVNKRYPELNVQVEPGAALVNMEKIRNDKADIGWSMTTVMADAQKGEGQFAGKATDKGLFVANFYPNVWQLVVPANSDIKSVKDLKGQPVALPARGNTSLAAGWEYLLKVNGMTLNDLGAKSYGPVSSNAEAVKNRQAMAAGWFTVVPASFVLDLGSAMPLRVLPVSEEEFAALRKLNAGFVRYTIKAGTYKDQGVTEAVQTFQSPTVLIASSKTSPDVIYKITKAIVEGREEFGNVTSDMKGVKASDMAESLGMPYHPGAEKYYREAGLLKQ
- a CDS encoding TRAP transporter permease — protein: MRKLSGYAGLVVGVVAVAMSVYHVYARLTVYAPDQQALLYITLAFSLVLSFLLWPRSKNATLGRVPWEDLALAGLSLACIGYMFANYDYIVNRFPTADSLTRMDMAVGITATLLVLEATRRTIGASLPIVAIVFLLYGFAGPWLYGWLYHRGLSLELTIDQTYFTTEGIFGVPMTVAATYVILFIIFGTFLEKSGAGQFFMNFANAIAGGARGGPGKVSVVSSSLFGTISGSAVANVMVDGWLTIPMMKKTGFKPEAAAAIEAVASTGGQIMPPIMGAAAFVMAEFQGVSYTQVMIAAAIPALFYYGALFAAIHFNAVRSGLKGLPREELPVLGHIMLRQGHLFLPVIVLLALLLFGFTPTYGAIIATFALVAISWLRPSTALGWRACLEGLRDGAVQTVPVAMACASAGIVIGIVLQTGLALRFTAFLIDFTYGSLLPALLITMVAGVILGMGMPTTPAYIMQAALLVPAIMKLGVEPMAAHMFAFYFSCLSAVTPPVALAVYAAASIGGAGLWASGVQAMKFAAAGFIVPFFFIYNPALLFEGPWPDILRAVLTGTIGVIALAASLEGYFLRVATWFERALFFVAAMLLIDPNAITDVIGLGLLAIGLLVQKVWTIRPTIAPETST